One stretch of Chthoniobacterales bacterium DNA includes these proteins:
- a CDS encoding ATP-binding protein, giving the protein MRLATEIQGDEVSQRNLHRGETDRNLSKKHETPSDLSGGPNEISQHLALAAQATNDAVRVWTLASGALDWPQGLESLLGYPHSAITHEIGFWQKQIHPQDRARTAVALRDALAGEGNHWTGEYRFRHADGSYLDLLERGFIVREDNGRAVQFVGSLMDVTARKQLQDQLIRSQKMEAFGQLAGGVAHDFNNFLTTILGYSDLLLNELGMKGAIGDHVSEIRNAAGRASVLTAQLLAFSRKHPLAPSVLEVNSLVTNLERSLLRLLGEDITVECHLHRGKDGTYTRVDPSQLTQIILNLVVNARDAMDHGGSLILETSTVTIEPAEEHESAVDEISPGNYVQISVTDTGAGMSDEVKQHLFEPFFTTKDEGRGSGLGLATSYGIVRQSGGHICVESELGQGTTVKIFLPQLPPPPAPSYKRPGANKLPTGAETILVLEDDVSVRHISVRVLRSLGYDVLEAANGDDAQQLVTKSQNKQIDLLLTDMVMPQMSGRHFADWMRKTSPHTKVVFISGYLEESLHPGDRRDQEMFFLPKPFDSEQLAGKIREALDSARN; this is encoded by the coding sequence ATGCGATTAGCCACTGAAATTCAGGGAGATGAGGTATCCCAGCGAAATCTTCACCGAGGCGAAACGGACAGAAATCTTTCGAAAAAACATGAAACTCCTTCTGACTTATCGGGCGGCCCGAATGAAATCTCGCAACATCTTGCGCTCGCTGCCCAGGCTACGAATGATGCTGTTCGGGTTTGGACTCTAGCCTCCGGCGCACTCGACTGGCCGCAAGGCCTTGAGAGCCTGCTCGGCTACCCCCATTCCGCCATCACCCACGAAATCGGGTTCTGGCAAAAACAGATTCATCCCCAGGATCGGGCGCGCACCGCCGTCGCCCTCCGCGACGCTCTGGCCGGCGAGGGTAATCACTGGACGGGAGAGTACCGTTTCCGGCATGCGGACGGATCGTATCTCGACTTACTCGAACGCGGGTTCATCGTTCGCGAGGACAACGGGCGGGCCGTGCAGTTCGTCGGTTCGCTCATGGATGTCACCGCGCGAAAGCAACTCCAGGATCAGCTCATTCGTTCCCAGAAGATGGAAGCCTTTGGCCAACTGGCCGGTGGCGTCGCCCACGACTTCAATAATTTCCTCACCACCATTCTCGGTTACAGCGACCTGCTCCTGAATGAGCTCGGAATGAAGGGCGCAATCGGCGACCACGTTAGTGAAATTCGGAATGCCGCGGGGCGTGCTTCCGTCTTGACCGCGCAACTGCTCGCCTTCAGCCGCAAGCATCCCCTCGCGCCGTCTGTTCTCGAAGTTAACTCCCTGGTCACGAATCTCGAACGCTCGTTGCTGCGCCTCCTCGGTGAAGACATCACGGTCGAGTGTCATCTGCACCGTGGGAAAGACGGCACCTACACGAGAGTCGATCCAAGCCAGCTCACCCAGATTATTCTCAACCTCGTCGTGAACGCGCGCGACGCGATGGACCACGGCGGATCACTCATCCTGGAGACTTCCACCGTCACCATTGAGCCTGCCGAAGAACACGAGTCCGCGGTCGACGAGATTTCTCCCGGCAATTACGTCCAGATCAGCGTTACCGACACCGGCGCGGGCATGAGCGATGAAGTGAAACAACATCTCTTCGAGCCGTTTTTCACCACGAAAGACGAAGGCCGTGGCAGCGGACTGGGTCTCGCTACGAGCTACGGGATTGTCCGGCAAAGTGGCGGCCACATTTGCGTGGAAAGCGAACTTGGTCAGGGAACAACCGTTAAGATCTTCCTCCCGCAACTCCCACCTCCCCCTGCTCCTTCTTACAAACGCCCTGGCGCGAACAAGCTGCCCACGGGGGCTGAAACCATTCTCGTCCTCGAAGACGATGTCAGCGTGCGCCACATCTCAGTGCGGGTGCTGCGTAGCCTCGGTTACGACGTTTTGGAAGCCGCCAACGGCGACGACGCCCAGCAGCTCGTCACCAAGAGCCAGAACAAGCAGATCGATTTGCTTCTTACCGACATGGTCATGCCGCAAATGAGCGGCCGGCATTTTGCCGATTGGATGCGCAAAACGAGCCCGCATACGAAAGTTGTCTTCATCTCCGGCTATCTCGAGGAATCCCTCCATCCCGGCGACCGCCGCGACCAGGAAATGTTCTTCCTCCCAAAACCATTCGATTCCGAACAGCTCGCCGGGAAAATCCGCGAAGCCTTGGATTCGGCCCGCAACTGA